The Deinococcus hopiensis KR-140 sequence TGGTCAGGGCGACGGGCCGGGAGGGATCCATCAACCGCTCCAGCGCCTCCACGATCCGTGGGTCGAACTGGCGGCCTGCCTGGGCGCGGATCTCCCCGAGGGCGTCCTCGCGGCTCCAGGCTTTTTTGTAGGGACGGTCGCTGGTCAGGGCGTCGAACACGTCGGCCACCGCCACGATGCGTCCACGCAGGGGAATGGCTTCCGCGGCCAGGCCCTGCGGATAGCCATTTCCGTCCCAGCGCTCGTGGTGCGTCATGGCGATCTCCTGAGCGGCCTGAATCAGTTCCGAGCGGCCGTGCGCGAGGATGTTCGCGCCGATGGTCGTGTGCGCCTTGACCACGCTGAACTCCTCGGGCGTCAGGCGTCCGGGCTTGAGGAGGATGGCGTCGGACAAGCCGATCTTGCCCACATCGTGCAGCGGCGCGACCCGCTCGATCAGCACCGCTTCCTCCTCGGGCAGGGCGAGTTGCCGTGCGAGGTCGGCGGCCATGCGCGCCACCCGGTGCATGTGCTCGCCAGTGTCATCGTCGCGGTGCTCGGCGGCGCGGGCGAGACGTTCGAGAATCTCCAGCTGGGCCTCTTCCAGCTCCTGGGTCCGGGCCTGCACGTGCTCTTCGAGGCGCTGGTTCTGGGCCTGCAACTGCGCTTCCATGGCCTTACGCGCCGTGATGTCGAACGCAGTGCCGATGAGTCCCTGGACCTCCCCCTGGGCGTCCCGGAAGGCGCTCTTGGTGGCCAGGAAGGTCCGGGAGCTCCCATCGGCCAGCACGTCCGTCACCTCATCGCTCAGGGGCTGTCCGCTGGCCAGCACCTGCCGGTCGCGCGCCCGGTTGCTCTGCGCCGTCTGACTGGGAAAGAGGTCGGCGTCGCCCTGGCCCAGGATCTCATTCACGGGGCGGCCCATCAGCCCAGCTCCCGCCGCGTTGATCATGATGTACCGGCCTTCCAGGTCCTTGACGTACATCGACTCGGGCACCGTGTCCACGACAGCCCGCAGCAATTTGTGGCTGGTATCCAGCGCTTCCCGCAGGGCGTGACGCTCACTCAGGTCGCGCAGATGCAGGGCAAAGAGCGTCTCCCCGTGCGAGGTGAAGGGCGTGATCGCCAGTTCGCTCGGAAACGGCTCGCCGCCCCGCCGCTGCGAGGGCACCTCAACCCGGCGGCCGATGGGCGTCCCCTCGCCCTCGCCCATGAAGTTGCGGATGCCCTCGCGGTGCCGCTCCCGCAGGTGCTCGGGAATGATCAGGGCCGTCAGGTCTTGCCCCACGGCCTCGGCCCAGGTGTACCCAAACATCTGCTCGGCCGCGCGGTTCCACTCCAGTACCCGGTGGTGCTCGTCGGTGGTGATGACTGCGTCCAACGCTGAATTCAGGATGGCGTCCTTCCGCGCGGCCTCGTGGGTGCGGTCCAGCAGGGTCTGACGCAGGTCGAGCTCACTCATTACGCTGGTCGCCAGGTCCGTCAGGGTCTGGCGCTCGTCGGGCGTCAGGTCCGGGCGCACCACGGTGTCCATAATGCACAGGCTACCGATCACCTCACCATGCCCGGACAGCAGCGGCGCGCCCGCATAGAAGCGCAGATGCGCCGGCCCAGTCACCAACGGATTGTGGGCGAACCGCGAATCCTGGGTGGTGTCCGGCACCACCAGCACGTCGCCGAGGGCCACCGTGTAGGTGCAGAACGACAGCTCACGCTGATTTTCCCTCAGGGTGGTGCCCACGCACGCCTTAAACCACTGCCGATGTTCTTCCATAAAGGTAATCAGGGCAATGGGCGCGCGAAAGAGCCGGGCAGCGAGCCCAGCCAGTCGGTCAAAGGC is a genomic window containing:
- a CDS encoding PAS domain S-box protein translates to MLEPDFTPSAAPQAEAELRRLQALRRYNIVGTPPEGAFDRLAGLAARLFRAPIALITFMEEHRQWFKACVGTTLRENQRELSFCTYTVALGDVLVVPDTTQDSRFAHNPLVTGPAHLRFYAGAPLLSGHGEVIGSLCIMDTVVRPDLTPDERQTLTDLATSVMSELDLRQTLLDRTHEAARKDAILNSALDAVITTDEHHRVLEWNRAAEQMFGYTWAEAVGQDLTALIIPEHLRERHREGIRNFMGEGEGTPIGRRVEVPSQRRGGEPFPSELAITPFTSHGETLFALHLRDLSERHALREALDTSHKLLRAVVDTVPESMYVKDLEGRYIMINAAGAGLMGRPVNEILGQGDADLFPSQTAQSNRARDRQVLASGQPLSDEVTDVLADGSSRTFLATKSAFRDAQGEVQGLIGTAFDITARKAMEAQLQAQNQRLEEHVQARTQELEEAQLEILERLARAAEHRDDDTGEHMHRVARMAADLARQLALPEEEAVLIERVAPLHDVGKIGLSDAILLKPGRLTPEEFSVVKAHTTIGANILAHGRSELIQAAQEIAMTHHERWDGNGYPQGLAAEAIPLRGRIVAVADVFDALTSDRPYKKAWSREDALGEIRAQAGRQFDPRIVEALERLMDPSRPVALTTRLPEEGEPSRQVG